CATCTTGTAGGCTATTACCACTAGCTTTGACAATACTTTAGAAATAGGACCAAACTTTACTTGTTTGGTTAGTACCAATATCAAGATGAAACTagaattgaaaatgatttatcCTATTTTAGGTACAAAGAATTATAACCCTCTTGGGGCATCGTAGTTTCTTCTGGACTTTGCTctgaaaaaataagaatttgattTCTCATTTATGATCCGAAAAGAGTTCAAATTAAATAGGCAGGAGATATTTTGATAACAACAAAGCTTGTCCTGTTTTCCCCCTTTCCACTGAAATGAAATGATGCAAAATCTCTTTAGAACTCAAGGATACAATTGTACAACCTAAAGAATATATTCGGTTCAGGTAAGGTCATAAAAAGATGCAAAAACTCCATTATAAACCAGCGAAAAGATCACTATATTTCAAGAGAGGAGGTGATTTCTACACCTCTTCAGTTAGAACATTTCAACGCTGATAAATTTTTCTAAGTAAACATAACTCGGCTAGTTAAgagattatattttttactaaaagATTAAAGGTTAAATCCTCCGGTTACATATTGAACTCAAACACCGGTAAATCTCTCACTATTTAGCTCTCATAAAACAAATTGGTCGATGAAGTTTCTAAAATGAGGTATTCTTAAACCTTGTATTTTACATGTATTATCATTGTGCTTGAACTCTAAAACCCAGGTTTTGCCCCCAAAATATTAACCTTTTAATTTCAGAAAAGCAATTCCAGTCATTATATCTTGAAGAAACCTCATGGAAAGGAATTTTTTGCCTAACACATGTCATATTATCTTTCTTTGTTAAAAGGTTCAAGAAAGCCAGCCGGACGTTTAGAGACATAAACTAAAGGTTTTACTTAAGAATGTGGATGTGATATGGTTgggtaaaataaaaaatagaaactttGTTGTCATTTAAATGTGGGTTGCATTGAATACAAAGTGTTAGACGATGGAACTAGCCTCATTAGCCAAGTGGTGTTGTAGATTTCAAAAGGATGAGCAAAGAGCAAATCAATGAGGGTGCTTTCATAATCAAGAGGAAAATAGAAGGTCCAGTTCAGGCTAGGAAGTATAATCTAATCAAAAGGTATTTGCCAGCCCCAAGAGGCAGCCTGTTAACTATGGGCCATGGTTTTTGAGTAAGACCTACTATTCATGAGGAAAACTCTTGACCTGAGTTTGGGCCTTGAGGCAATCGCGGCCAtagaaaagggaaagggaTAGATTTAGATTTAAGAAAGCACATATAGGTGGAAGTGTGTACGTGTACCCTTAAGCCCAAATCACTGACAGCCAAGAAATTTGTTGATATGAAAGAAAGACTTGTTTACCAGGTATGGAACAACAAAGTGAGTCTAGAATCCTTCCTTTAATAGACCTTTAGTACCAAGAATCAGATTAATAGATGAAGCCAAAGGAAGCCTTACAAAAGGGTCATCAGGAAATAATCAGTCAGATAGTAAAACGTGCTACATTGATAATAGTGGCAATAGGATGTGCTATACAAAATCAATGGACGTACTCTTGacatgaaaaataatcaaCCCACCATCCAAACATTGCAGTCAAGCCGCAATTAGCATTCCTTGGGCAAAACTATTTCGAGGACCAAGACCATGTTCTCTCAGAAAGTccttggaatttttttttttttggtcgTTTTCAACCGGATTGCAATTGCCCCTGAAAGAGTGAGGAGATCTTTATTGCAGCTATTGTGGAGTATTTggttagaaataaataaaagattactTTTGGATTTATACAAAGATACAATGAAATCAGAACAGAACGGtatacttgttttctttttctttctttgatagAAAACCTATATATTCTCGTTAGAGAATGAAATACACATCTCCAAATGGGCTTCGAGAAAACACGCCAATTTTGAGAAATCAAAGAGGGAGAAAAAGTACAGAGCTCCATTTCTTTCAGACCAAACGTTCCCGAAGCAACTCTTAACAATGTTAGCTCAAAGTAAAGGTTTCTTTCTGAAGCAGACACCATCAAGAAGAAAGAACATGTCTTGAATTGAATCTAGTTaggaaaaataaagcaaaCACCAAAGGTGTTGAGAAGATTCCACAACATTCCATCACAAACTGACCATCAATGAATAAGTGCCTATAAATTTAGAACTCATACAGAGAACACAGAAGCATCCAGAAAACCACTTTGACCATCTTATAGAACTTAGCTGAAGGAATGACCCCCTTGATCCAACACACAGTTGAAGGGCGCATTTCCCATTTCCCACCCAGCCCCCTCCTCCATCTACACCTATTGAAGGGCCTATAGACAGtgtaattcaaatatataatttggtcatatttcttcttttgacatccatttcaatttagttAATCATTCACTTCTCACCGTAGAGGGGAAATTCTGGTCATTgctcatttttcctttctatttttcttcatcaacTACTTTTTCACTCATACAAAAGTTCACCAAACGTCCTAGATATTCAAAACGAAAATCAGATCAGTGGTCATATTGTTCAATATATTGAGATACTCTACAAAGCCAAGCTACCAGATTAATATTGAGTACAACAAATTGTGTGGTATGAGGATTTGAACCTCCAACCTCAAGGGAAGTGTCCAAGGTCAATTGCTTTTGAGCTATGCTTATGTTGACCAAACTAGCAGCTTAATCACTCACTGGAAATCATTATGAAAGACGCAAAGATGCAATGTCTCAGTAGGAAAGGGGAAAAGCAAAATACattcattaaacaaaatacaagaaaaaggTCGCAATGAATGAAACGAGACAGTACATAAAAACGCAACAAACCTTCAGAATGAATACTGCTTCCTCCTGACGTTGATGTGATCCAACTTGGGGGCGGCCAGAACAATCTTGAATACATAGGAGAATCAGATAAAGGTGATATGGTTCCAAACTCCAAGTCAAATATAGCAATGTCACTACCCTTAAACACATCATCTTCATCCACATTGGGGCAGAGGAAACCATCAGTAAAGAATATGCAATTTCCTTTACAACCAGATACCCCTGAAGCGGATGCAGAAAACGAGCAATTTTCCCCCAAGAATAGCATTGTGTTACCCAAGTCACAGACCACAGTCCATTTCTTACTTCCATTACGGTGCAGCTTAAACACCTTAAACCCAACTGTTTTTTCATGTAGAACACCTTCAGTAGGTTCACCATCCAAACCAAAGCCCTCTTCAGAGTCTACTGTTAAATACATATCAACCAACAATAATTCCCCATTGCATTCCATCAAAATCTTCTTATCGCCACCAAATACAGGTTCAGCAATCAAAGTGACCTTATGTTGAGATTCCACCAGGAAGGTGGCCCCAGAATTATCAACAGCATAAAACTCcccattaaacaaaataacatcATCATAAGGTAATGCAGTGTGATGAATCGTACTCCACTGCCCATCCTCCGATTTAAACATAGCTAATTTTCCAGAAACATGAATAGTAACCAAAACGAATTGACTACCATCGTAATTCAAACACTTGTAAGCGATCTTCTCCCTATACAAGTCGCCAGCATCGCCAGGGCGATGACGCACAGGCCAAAAATTAAGGTAGTGCAGTACATATTCCTGACAAAGCTCTAAAACCGGAAAATTCAACAAGTTTAGTACCTTGGGGAAATTTTTAGGCAAGGGCTTGAAGTAAGATTTAGAGAGGGGGTTTGATATTTTGATCATTCCGCAGGCATCTTCTTCGACCTTGATCAACCAGCCGTCTGAGTGATCCATGGGAGAGCCAACACGGAAAATGGAGCGCTTGGTGAGATTGAAACCCCAAGTGGGATCTGATATGCCGTGATTTGGAAGAAATGGGAATCGAACAGGTAATGTATGGCGTTTAGGGGAGACAACAGATCTCCACGAGGAACATACGGATCGAAAACGCATGGTGTCGAAAGGATTTTGGAGACGTTGGGAAATGAGGTAGAGGAGATCCTTGGGGAGATGAGACCATTCAGCCATGGATGATTTGAATAGTTTGGAAACTCAGATAGCAAAATGACcgattgaagaaaagaaggctTCAGTACGGTGGCGAAACCACATTTATAGGTTTTTGCCCTGCGGATGACGATTTTACGAGTATTTCTCGACACCAAACTAATGGGTTTTTTTAGAGCCatcaaaatgttgataaatagaaattttaaatttaaatcgataaaatagtaaaatggaaaaatacaaagaaaaaaaagttattttaatttaagggatagttgcaaatttagccattaaaatgtaaaataattaagtatatagcatcattttaaaaaaattgcaaatatagcaaaatttgtcaaattatatcaatgatacaagtctattagCGATaaaccatgttgtaaatattgatctatcatggatagatcatacaaatctatcagcaatacaagtctatcaacgataattttgctatatttacaatttttttaaaatattgtcatatctttaattattattcctaaaatggtcattaattataattacccttaatttaaattgataatgGATGCAAGCCAAGTTCAACCGGCAAATGGACCCAAGTTCAAGCCCAATATATAAATTGGGTCTAGGCCCAAGCCCAAGTCCAACACTCAATAAGCCCAAGTCCAAGTCCATATAAAGATCATGaaaattctctataaatagagatctTCCCATTTTGGAATCTTtggttgaaggaagaattgaaactctgaaaatttgaagactcaaatttctaaaaagcTCTCAAAACCTACAAGTTCTTATCAATTTCGAGATCAACAtcttctgaaagattgaaaactaggaatattaaatttttcttgGATTCTAGAAGGATCACCATCttttgaaagattgaagattgggaagattaaactttttttggACTCTAGAAGATCGAAACTCAATTTGGCTCGCAACAACAACATCCTAAAGACCGAAAATCAAGAACTTCTAAGTTTTAATTGGTATTCAagagaaagcatcaaataAGTAAATAGTAGAGACTGTATCCATTATACAaatcaatatacaaagttcaatttcaCGAATCACATTTCTCCCGAAATCTTATGTGAATAGTTTAGCATGTCCAATGGGACCATCTCTACCTTTCATCTATTTCTCTTTTGAAGAACATCTAAAGAAACCATGACATCTCAAGGCAATACTTCTAAAGCTCTAAACGACATCGACACGCGACCAAATACTCGCAGCCGCTTAAGGAAAACTCAATTATCTGAGAAAATGTCATCCTTTGAAGTCGCAAAGAACATTTGGGAATAAATGTCCAATCCACAAAAATGTGgaattatatataatcaaagaaaatcatGTGATTGACGAATGCAACTTGTGCTTTGAACGCTCAAATGAGGAGATGCTTCATCCAAATATAATCAGTTATAGTACTGGCGTGGATACAAGTGAAGACATAATGGCTAAGcttgaaaagaatattaacaTGCTTATGTAGGTCATTGAAGAAAGGGATTATGAGATTGCATCGCTGAAGAATCACATCAAGAATCTTGACACTACTAAATCAAGTCACACACATACTATCAAGAATATTGACAAAGGAAAGACAGTTATGCAGGAAAGTCAACCACaaaattcaacttcaattGCATTGTTGTCTATTCAATAGTTGCAAGAGATGAttgcaaactccatcaaagCTCAATATGGTGGACATGCTCAAACTTTCTCTTTGTATTCCAAGCCGAAAAGGATCGAAAATCTCAGAATGTTGAATGGATACCAGCCAACCAAGTTCCAATAGTTTGATATAAAGGGCAACTCAAAACAACACATTGCTCATTTCATTGAAACATGTGAAACTGTTGGTACGCTAGGAGATTTGTTGGTAAAACAGTTCGTTCGAACTCGCAAAGGAAACGTCTTCGACTGGTACATCGACCTTGAGCTTGAATCCATTGATAGTTGAGAGTGGCTTGAGGGGGACTTTCTTAATCTCTTCTACAGCACCCAATGTACCGTTAACATGATGGAGTTGACAAATATCAAATAGCAAAAGAGAGAGTCAGTCATCGACTACATAAACCGATGGAGAGCTCTAAGTCTGGATTGCAAAGACAAGCTCATAGAATTATCTACAATGAATATGTGCACCTAAGGCATGCATTGGGAATTCCTCTATATTTTACAGGAAATAAAACCTCACATGTTTGAAGAGTTGGCAATTTGTGCCCACGATATGGAGCTGAGTATCGCCAATAGAGAACCAAAAAAATTCTTGGTCTCAGAAATGGTTTATGGGGTGTGTAGAACTTGCTTCAGAGTGAGGATCTTCCTAGAGGTAAACTTTAGCTTTACATCTCCGATGTCAGCAACCTTCATTGAGTGATGATCTCTAAGTAGAATACTTTTATCCTTAATCTcattataagttttaaaaagtctAAGATCATGACAGACATGACACGTAGCTTCAGTGTCTATCCACCATCCTTTAGAACCACTGATCACATTTACTTCTGTAATCATGGAAACTAATGGTCCTTCTATCAAGTTCGTCTAACCAACAAGATGACTCTTGTTCCTACAATGCTTAGTCATATGCCTTGGTTTATTATAGTTATAGCAACGAATGTTTAACTTTAGAAAGCAGTACgtagagaagagaaaatgcAAAGAGGGagaggattttgttttatcaaaTGAGGGGGAGGAAGAAGTTTGCATAGTCATGAAGCTAAAACTGATCAATGCTCAACACACGTTCTTCGTTCTGTACCATGCATGGAATGGGAGAACTCGAACGTGTAAGTCGTGAAGGCCAAGATCAATTCGagaatgtaaaataattatataaatatataaatattattatttatataaataattttaaaagaaaaaatttcctttttgtcAGACGCCGCCCTTATTTTTCCCTTTATAACGAATTTCACCAACAAAGATTAAGGACAATGGTTAGTAGGTACAATGACCTAGTGGAGACAACCTAATAACCATGAATTGATAATGGATGAATTCCTTTATAAAATAGcataaaattgtatattatattacaaGATTTCCTTTATAAAATAgcctaaaattatatattatattacatgATTGAcctaaatttctcaaatttttcataaatgtcctaaattgactaatattttacataaatataaggCTCAAATGACTAATTTatccatatttattattaataatatattaaaaaaatagaaaaaagaaaaagaaaagtggaccatgactaatatttttatttattagatattctACGTAAATATGGTAAGTGAATAATTCtaatatgataatattataataaaattatcatttaattatttttattttggttattttgtcCAAAAAAATATTCCCTCTAGATCTCTTTCACTTTCTAATTTCTCACTCCAccccttctttcttttatattgcattgttttcatatattccACCTAAgtatagtatatattgaataatatggtgtatattttataaatgaaaggttcttatatcaatttgtttatagaaGGTGGACCAACAATGATAGAAATCAAGGACGTGGGTTAcggtttagaatttttttttaaaaaaaaggtaaaagttTCATTCTTCGAATAGTTGAATAttgattccattttctttataaaagacGTCGAATAATAGAAGATTTGGGAAAGTATAAACAGTGAAGAAGAACATTGGTGGCTTATTGGTATAGTAATCTTTcgaaaaaaattaccaaaaatttaaggttagtaagaatttatatttcGTATTTGAAATGCATTAGGGTATATTGAGTATATTGAAGATAacatcatttatgtattattgaatatatgaagtAGTAAACATGTAACAAATCACcgaaaatatatgtattatgcagcagtatatatgtaagaattaaaaaaatattgaacgGATACATAATCTATATATACAGTGATATATAAgtgtaataagaaaaaatcaccaaacatgaagaagagaaatatgtgtatgtattattgaatatatgtaatagtatatgtaaaaaatcacaaaacataaatgaattattcagtagcatatatttaagaaataaaaaaaaatacttaatagatatataatatgtgtatatattggtatatatatgcaataagaaaaaatcacaaaacataaaaaagaatatgtgtatgtattattgaatatatgtagTAATAGATATGTgtcaaatcataaaagaaatgatgaacTCTTTGTCGGCGCTAgaagaaatttctaaaattcttAATGTggtgaaaaaaatagttatataaatttatatttaattactacattatttcatattaaaaaaaatttcatctatatattaaaaataaactattttcataataaaattatacattaCTTTTCAgcctaaataaaaaatttatcatttacttaataaatttgtgattaacttgaataaagaaataatttaaaattaatttcaaaaaacatatataataaataatgaaaataaggtttaaattgttcttcaaaatatacaaaattctgatttagaaaataaattttagttgaggacacttgaaaaaatttagtattaaatttaagtcttttatctaaacaatttataaaataatgatactctagtttgaaaataacttACAAATCAAAAGTCACAGTCAAGTTCAAAAGGCTTTCCACATGAggacaattattattatcttgcTTCTAAAGACAGCAATTCTATTAGTTTATAGTGTGGAGAAGAAACAAGCCATTACGATCAGATCCCAAAATATTCCTGATCACTCTGTCAATCTCCTCGTGTTGTTCCTAAGCCTCTtcaaattcctttttcttttttacacaatgcatataattacaaaagtgctttatataagaaaatgtatCGAAAAATTATCTCATCTTCTGCTGAATCATCTGTCTCTTCTACATTTCTACTTGCTACGTAATAATATACAGTAGAATGGTCTCATCAAAACTAGCAAAGTTACCATTGTCAGATTCAAGAAATTTAACAATCAATCTCTCTCTGGAGTCACCCCAGAGACTCTTCTACCACTAAGATTCCCAGCATATGACCAGATTTTATCTTTCTCACTTTGGCTTTGTTTGTCTTTACTTAGAACTGCAGTTTCTTTCTTCGTATTGCTTCTTTTTACAGTTGGGGGAGGAGATAGTCTTCCTGGGCTTCCTCCAACTGGAGTAGAGGAACAGAAAGTTGGAGTTGCAAATGGTGAGGCAAATGGGCTCTGATGGATTGAGAAGGGGCTTGGAGACATCCGTTTCTGAATTGGAAGACCACCTAAACCTCTGTTGAAAAGTGAGATTGACTCCGCTTTGACGCATCGCTTGATCGCATCGTCTACGTATAAGACATCGTCAATCCGTGCCATGATGTTGAAAGCCAAACTCTCCATCACCCTTGAATAGCTTTCAAGAATTGATTGCCCCACATCCTGCAAGGATAGTTTCCATCATTAGATCGAATCCATTTTCAATACATTTAGCATTTTATCAAGTTATATATTTCTCAGGATTACACAGCGAGAGGGTTGAAGAGATCTAAACTATGATATGACATGTCAAGTGCTGGGTTAACATAAGGTGCAAAAGGATGGAAGAAGTTACTTTGTTATATTGGATCTTAGCCATGTCTAATGCTGTTTGTGGTAATCCTGGAAATCTTAGTCTTAGACTGTCAAGAAGGGTCTCTGCTCTCCTGGCCAAATTGTTACTCTTCCTAGGGTCTCCAACAATGCCCTTGACCTTGCCACTCCATGTTGGTCGTCTTCCCTTGTTGCGATGACCGCTTCTTTTATGGTCCTTTTGTCTCCAAATATGAATTGAAGCCTCGATCCTATTTGCTATTTCCAAGGTGTGATGCTCTGACGAAAGGTCTAAGCAATCGAGGAGGCATTCAGGCGAGAAGTGGTCAGCGGTCATGTAGCGATAAATGATATCACCCAAGCAAGCTTTGCCACTCTGTTTCAACATATAAataggaaaggaaagaaaattgatcaTCAAAGATCTTTTTTCTAATCTGATAAACACTGAATTCCAGAGGTACAATGAAAATcttccaaataaaaaagagattaCCAGAAGTAGTGCCTAACATAAATAAGTACTCAAAGAAACCCACGACACTAAACATATAAAAGATGACTTAACCAAACTGTGTACATCAGATTAAGAAACAGtgattcttataaattttgcCAAAGCGCAATAACAACGGGCATCAAATGTGAGCGCAATAACAATAAACATCAAGTGCCATGAACTTACCATTTTTTATTGAAGTAAAAGAAGTTTCAGGAGCAGATGAATACAAAGAAGTTAACATTGAAATTTCAGCAAGTTCGCagtcaataaaaaagaaacccatACCTTAGGCAATGTTTCCATGTAAGCCGCAGGAACTTCCATTTCTGCAAGTACATTACTATTGATTGCCATGGCTGCTTTGAGTATTTGATTAGTACAGTCCCTGCACTGCTGCAGCCTCTTTCTGGCATCCTCAGACAAGCCATCTGCTGGAACTTTTGGGCAAGGAAGCCACCACTTATCTTCTTGTCTAATCGAAGGCCTTCCACCAGGCAGGAAATCGTTACAGTCATTCAAGTCACCCAAAACTATACCCCGATCAACATACCAAAATTCTGTATGACAAAACCCACCAAGAATACCAAGAAGCAATGCATCAAGCTTCTTCAAGGCAGGGAGGTTCATGTGCAAGTCTGAGCGTGGTTTAGACATCATTACTTCGTAAGTACCTCCACCAGGGAAAGGCTGAACTGTAGGAACAAGCTCCACAATAGAATCACAAACACATAGAAGCCATTCCATTTCTCTATGCCACATTGCCCTTTTTTGTGGCGCCAGTGGCTCCAATCTCCATAATTCACCAAATACGCTAGCTGAAATTTCAGACGAAAATGGTTGAAATGAAATCAGAAACGTTCATGAGTTTCATACTATCGGAATGAATCCATAGTTACAATCACTTAGAAGAGTTCAAATAAAAGATCTACCAGAGAGATTGGTAATGGCATTCGAGATAGCAAGAGCTGTGCAAACCCCTTTCCCTCCCCCCGACATGTCTTCACCAAGGAGAAGTTTGGCAAATCTCTCCTTCATCATCTCGACTTCtgcataaaataaaaggagagGTAAGATAATAAGATGAATTCCAGAAGTGAATGAAATCtctcattaagaaaaaagtttggGTTCTCTGATTCAATGTCAGGAAGGCGAAAGAAACCCCAATTGAGTTCTGATCTCGACAGCACATTCCCTGATCTGTTTGGACAGCTAAATCTAGAATGAAAGGaaagtggaaaagaaaaacacccTTAATCGTTCTCACGATTTTCTGAGAAATGAAGAGAATGGAAGTCGTCTggtaaaaacaaaactaaaatactcaaaattgaaattgggGACTAATTGTGACAAAACCCAGCAACATTATAAAGCCACACAAAGAACaaacaagagagaaagaaaattaccaGATAAATCAGCTTCCCGTTTCTTAGACTTGTCATCCCAAACAAAAACATCCTTGCCCCCAAGCACCGGCAAGGAAACCGGCGGGGGAAAGCAGAAATTCGCAGAAACAGGATGGGGAGAAGAAGCCATTGAGCTGGAAGCCCCTTCACCATCAAACCTCCGGCAAGAAAAGCTACTACAACTCTCTGACTCACTGACATCAGCACTCAAACTGTAGCTCCCACAACGATCGCTGAGTTGGTCGGAGCCGTCATCGGAAGACACACTACCCATCTCTCCAGAATCGAAAACAAAGAGACCTCAGACGCACATTCGTTGATGCAGAACAcagagataaagaaaaaaaaaaaagaggaaaaaggatGGCGTAATGAAGTGATACCGAAtcgaaaaaaagaaatgaaggaggagaagaagaagggataGTAGAttgaaggaaagaagaagaaaaagaaaaaaagaaaaaagaaaaaaagggttgGGTTATGAAGAAGGGGGTCT
This DNA window, taken from Cucumis sativus cultivar 9930 chromosome 6, Cucumber_9930_V3, whole genome shotgun sequence, encodes the following:
- the LOC101209524 gene encoding F-box protein SKIP23 isoform X1, with the protein product MAEWSHLPKDLLYLISQRLQNPFDTMRFRSVCSSWRSVVSPKRHTLPVRFPFLPNHGISDPTWGFNLTKRSIFRVGSPMDHSDGWLIKVEEDACGMIKISNPLSKSYFKPLPKNFPKVLNLLNFPVLELCQEYVLHYLNFWPVRHRPGDAGDLYREKIAYKCLNYDGSQFVLVTIHVSGKLAMFKSEDGQWSTIHHTALPYDDVILFNGEFYAVDNSGATFLVESQHKVTLIAEPVFGGDKKILMECNGELLLVDMYLTVDSEEGFGLDGEPTEGVLHEKTVGFKVFKLHRNGSKKWTVVCDLGNTMLFLGENCSFSASASGVSGCKGNCIFFTDGFLCPNVDEDDVFKGSDIAIFDLEFGTISPLSDSPMYSRLFWPPPSWITSTSGGSSIHSEVERGKTGQALLLSKYLLPI
- the LOC101209524 gene encoding F-box protein SKIP23 isoform X2 encodes the protein MAEWSHLPKDLLYLISQRLQNPFDTMRFRSVCSSWRSVVSPKRHTLPVRFPFLPNHGISDPTWGFNLTKRSIFRVGSPMDHSDGWLIKVEEDACGMIKISNPLSKSYFKPLPKNFPKVLNLLNFPVLELCQEYVLHYLNFWPVRHRPGDAGDLYREKIAYKCLNYDGSQFVLVTIHVSGKLAMFKSEDGQWSTIHHTALPYDDVILFNGEFYAVDNSGATFLVESQHKVTLIAEPVFGGDKKILMECNGELLLVDMYLTVDSEEGFGLDGEPTEGVLHEKTVGFKVFKLHRNGSKKWTVVCDLGNTMLFLGENCSFSASASGVSGCKGNCIFFTDGFLCPNVDEDDVFKGSDIAIFDLEFGTISPLSDSPMYSRLFWPPPSWITSTSGGSSIHSEGRLVNFCMSEKVVDEEK
- the LOC101209524 gene encoding F-box protein SKIP23 isoform X3, whose amino-acid sequence is MAEWSHLPKDLLYLISQRLQNPFDTMRFRSVCSSWRSVVSPKRHTLPVRFPFLPNHGISDPTWGFNLTKRSIFRVGSPMDHSDGWLIKVEEDACGMIKISNPLSKSYFKPLPKNFPKVLNLLNFPVLELCQEYVLHYLNFWPVRHRPGDAGDLYREKIAYKCLNYDGSQFVLVTIHVSGKLAMFKSEDGQWSTIHHTALPYDDVILFNGEFYAVDNSGATFLVESQHKVTLIAEPVFGGDKKILMECNGELLLVDMYLTVDSEEGFGLDGEPTEGVLHEKTVGFKVFKLHRNGSKKWTVVCDLGNTMLFLGENCSFSASASGVSGCKGNCIFFTDGFLCPNVDEDDVFKGSDIAIFDLEFGTISPLSDSPMYSRLFWPPPSWITSTSGGSSIHSEGA
- the LOC101206758 gene encoding rop guanine nucleotide exchange factor 1; this encodes MGSVSSDDGSDQLSDRCGSYSLSADVSESESCSSFSCRRFDGEGASSSMASSPHPVSANFCFPPPVSLPVLGGKDVFVWDDKSKKREADLSEVEMMKERFAKLLLGEDMSGGGKGVCTALAISNAITNLSASVFGELWRLEPLAPQKRAMWHREMEWLLCVCDSIVELVPTVQPFPGGGTYEVMMSKPRSDLHMNLPALKKLDALLLGILGGFCHTEFWYVDRGIVLGDLNDCNDFLPGGRPSIRQEDKWWLPCPKVPADGLSEDARKRLQQCRDCTNQILKAAMAINSNVLAEMEVPAAYMETLPKSGKACLGDIIYRYMTADHFSPECLLDCLDLSSEHHTLEIANRIEASIHIWRQKDHKRSGHRNKGRRPTWSGKVKGIVGDPRKSNNLARRAETLLDSLRLRFPGLPQTALDMAKIQYNKDVGQSILESYSRVMESLAFNIMARIDDVLYVDDAIKRCVKAESISLFNRGLGGLPIQKRMSPSPFSIHQSPFASPFATPTFCSSTPVGGSPGRLSPPPTVKRSNTKKETAVLSKDKQSQSEKDKIWSYAGNLSGRRVSGVTPERD